The Thioalkalivibrio thiocyanodenitrificans ARhD 1 nucleotide sequence CTCGAGGAGGCGGGCGGCCGCGTGGTCACGGTCACCGGGCGCTACTATGCCATGGACCGCGACAAGCGCTGGGACCGCACCCGGATGGCCTTCGACGCCGTGGTGCATGGCAGGGGTGAGCGGGCGGACTCCGCCGCCGCGGCCATTGCCGCGGCCTACGAGGCGGGCGAGGCCGACGAGTTCATCAAGCCCCGGATCATCGATCCGGAGGGCATGCTCAGGCCCGGTGATTCCCTGGTGTTCTTCAACTTCCGCAACGACCGGCCGCGCCAGATGGCCGCGGCACTGGGCATGCGCGACTTCGACGCCTTTGACCGGGGGGATTTCCAGACCGTCTCCGTCACCTGCCTGACGGAGTACGACCCGCGCTTCCTGTCACCGATCGGTTTTCCGCCGGAGCGTCCCTCGGTCACGCTTGCCGAGGTGATCAGCACGGCGGGGATCCGCCAGTTCCATTGCGCGGAGACGGAGAAGTACGCGCACGTCACCTTCTTTTTCAACGGCGGCAAGGAAGAGCCGCTCGCCGGTGAGGACCGTGTCATGGTGCCCTCGCCGCCCGTGGCCACCTACGATCTGCAGCCGGCCATGAGCGCCCGGGAGGTGGCCGACGAGACCATCAAGGCCATCGAAAGCGGTCACTACGGCTTCGTCGTGGTGAATTTCGCCAACGGTGACATGGTGGGCCATACCGCGGTACGCGAGGCGGTCATCGCGGCAGTGGAGGCCATGGATACCGAGGTGGGCCGGGTCCTGGACGCCGCCGTGAGCCGGGGATTCTCGGTGGTGCTCACCGCCGATCACGGCAATTGTGACGAGATGGTGGACCCGGTCACCGGCGAGCCTCACACCCAGCACACCATGTACCCGGTGCCCCTGATGATCATCGACAAGGCCCGCTGGCGCCTGACGTCCTGCGGCGGGTTGAGCGGTGTCGCGCCGACGGTGCTGCAGTTGATGGGCATCCCCCAGCCAAAGGCCATGCGGGGCCGGTCGCTGCTGCTGGAAGAGCTGCCGGCGGCCGCGTAACGGGGTCCGATGCCATCCGGTGTGCCCCGAGGCATGCCGGCCCGGCCGTGCGTCAGGCCGGAGACCGGGCCGGTCTGTAGATCT carries:
- the gpmI gene encoding 2,3-bisphosphoglycerate-independent phosphoglycerate mutase → MSEEHKTPRCPTLLVILDGVGMNPSKLNNAVQEARTPRLDEYMSTHPHTLLEACGRAVGLPDGQMGNSEVGHLTLGSGSVVRQDLVRIDDAIADGSFYENSALNAAVLAARDAGRPVHLLGLVSDGGVHSHVRHLHALIRLCQRLEARPLVHMITDGRDTAPKCAAGYLEQLEPLLEEAGGRVVTVTGRYYAMDRDKRWDRTRMAFDAVVHGRGERADSAAAAIAAAYEAGEADEFIKPRIIDPEGMLRPGDSLVFFNFRNDRPRQMAAALGMRDFDAFDRGDFQTVSVTCLTEYDPRFLSPIGFPPERPSVTLAEVISTAGIRQFHCAETEKYAHVTFFFNGGKEEPLAGEDRVMVPSPPVATYDLQPAMSAREVADETIKAIESGHYGFVVVNFANGDMVGHTAVREAVIAAVEAMDTEVGRVLDAAVSRGFSVVLTADHGNCDEMVDPVTGEPHTQHTMYPVPLMIIDKARWRLTSCGGLSGVAPTVLQLMGIPQPKAMRGRSLLLEELPAAA